The following proteins are co-located in the Polymorphospora rubra genome:
- a CDS encoding AAA family ATPase, with protein sequence MTGGDAVTGGRRAGGVTVPDVGRMAQAVLDSVGTVVVGKQDALELVLAGILAGGHVLLEDLPGLGKTLTARSFAQALGLDFRRLQFTPDLLPADVTGSFLYDQSKADFTFRAGPVFTNLLLADEINRTPPKTQAALLEAMQEKQVSVEGVTYRLDAPFHVLATANPIEYEGTYPLPEAQLDRFLLRVSFGYPDREQEWDILRRRISRQREETELEPVVDAATLLAMQAALETVVVEDSIGRYIVELTAATRENASVLVGASPRGSLALLLLARAKAVLAGRDYVIPEDVKGVAVPALAHRITLRPEMWLRRVDPSFVVEEVLASTPAPASGALPTYAAGF encoded by the coding sequence ATGACCGGTGGAGACGCCGTAACCGGAGGCCGGCGAGCGGGCGGAGTCACCGTGCCCGACGTGGGCCGGATGGCCCAGGCGGTGCTCGACTCGGTCGGCACGGTCGTCGTCGGCAAGCAGGACGCCCTCGAACTCGTGCTCGCCGGCATTCTCGCGGGCGGGCACGTGCTGCTGGAGGACCTGCCCGGCCTGGGCAAGACGCTGACCGCCCGGTCCTTCGCGCAGGCGCTCGGCCTCGACTTCCGCCGTCTGCAGTTCACGCCGGACCTGCTGCCCGCCGACGTCACCGGTTCGTTCCTCTACGACCAGAGCAAGGCCGACTTCACCTTCCGGGCCGGTCCGGTCTTCACCAACCTGCTGCTCGCCGACGAGATCAACCGAACCCCGCCGAAGACCCAGGCGGCACTGCTGGAGGCGATGCAGGAGAAGCAGGTGTCGGTGGAAGGTGTCACCTACCGCCTCGACGCGCCGTTCCACGTGCTCGCCACCGCCAACCCCATCGAGTACGAGGGCACCTATCCGCTGCCGGAGGCGCAGCTCGACCGGTTCCTGCTCCGCGTCTCGTTCGGTTATCCGGACCGGGAGCAGGAGTGGGACATCCTGCGCCGGCGGATCTCCCGCCAGCGCGAGGAGACCGAGCTCGAACCGGTCGTCGACGCCGCCACCCTGCTGGCCATGCAGGCCGCGCTGGAGACGGTCGTGGTCGAGGACTCCATCGGCCGCTACATCGTCGAACTGACCGCGGCCACCCGCGAGAACGCCTCGGTCCTGGTCGGTGCGTCGCCGCGCGGCTCGCTGGCGCTGCTGCTGCTGGCCCGGGCGAAGGCCGTGCTCGCCGGCCGTGACTACGTCATCCCGGAGGACGTGAAGGGGGTCGCCGTACCGGCGCTGGCCCACCGGATCACCCTGCGGCCGGAGATGTGGCTGCGCCGGGTCGACCCGTCGTTCGTCGTGGAAGAGGTGCTGGCCAGCACGCCGGCCCCGGCCAGCGGAGCACTGCCGACGTACGCGGCCGGCTTCTGA
- a CDS encoding FtsB family cell division protein yields the protein MAQRRTPSGQGPARRPGQPGRGTTRRTGRPAARDFGVRVESRNASGRTPGTGRTGDGPRSASRPAAARRAAAGGAAKRTTAPQPRRFTGRATILVAVLVALALAYTYPVRLYLSQQSDIARIEAAQAAQREHIDALAEEAELWQDPEYVKTEARKRFYMVTPGEVPMVVLTDPEGAARDAGVEPPGEPQKSAPWYDTLWASIQAANNEGQNGNDG from the coding sequence ATGGCGCAGCGCCGCACACCAAGTGGGCAGGGCCCGGCCCGCCGGCCGGGTCAGCCGGGCCGGGGCACGACCCGGCGCACCGGCCGGCCGGCCGCCCGCGACTTCGGCGTACGTGTCGAGTCGCGGAACGCGTCGGGGCGTACGCCCGGAACGGGGCGGACCGGCGACGGGCCGCGCTCGGCCAGTCGGCCGGCTGCCGCCCGGCGGGCCGCCGCCGGCGGTGCCGCCAAGCGCACCACCGCACCGCAGCCCCGCCGGTTCACCGGCCGGGCGACGATCCTGGTCGCGGTCCTGGTCGCGCTCGCCCTCGCCTACACCTATCCGGTACGCCTCTACCTCAGCCAGCAGTCCGACATCGCCCGGATCGAGGCGGCGCAGGCGGCCCAGCGGGAGCACATCGACGCACTCGCCGAAGAGGCCGAGCTGTGGCAGGACCCGGAGTACGTCAAGACCGAGGCCCGGAAGCGGTTCTACATGGTCACGCCGGGCGAGGTACCGATGGTCGTCCTGACCGATCCCGAGGGGGCGGCCCGGGACGCCGGCGTCGAGCCGCCGGGCGAGCCCCAGAAATCCGCCCCCTGGTACGACACCCTCTGGGCCAGCATTCAGGCAGCGAACAACGAAGGACAAAACGGCAATGACGGTTGA
- the nudC gene encoding NAD(+) diphosphatase: MAGGRFVPDALNSGPASPDDLCLLVDGRKLLVASAGGFPAVRDLPAGTEWIPLGTLDGARVWAGALPTPQAVPAAEAATTEAAVAGAPGLARPAPAPADGALGDWLGWPRVAAELGEPYAALASRALQVMTWRRTHRFCGACATELADVPGEHARRCPSCAVYVPMQLSPAVLAAIRRPGPVGGVDELLLVRHTYGPTEIWALVAGFVEAGESLEEAVHREVGEEVGLTVDRVTYFGSQPWAMSGPGVVLAGFHAVCAAGAEPVVDGTELADARWFPLDRLPDEIPPTYSISRWLIDDAVRTAAPRS, from the coding sequence GTGGCAGGTGGGCGGTTCGTACCTGACGCCCTGAACAGCGGACCGGCGTCGCCGGACGATCTCTGCCTGCTGGTCGACGGCCGCAAGCTGCTGGTCGCGTCGGCCGGCGGGTTTCCCGCCGTACGCGACCTGCCGGCCGGCACCGAGTGGATCCCGCTCGGCACCCTGGACGGCGCCCGGGTCTGGGCCGGCGCCCTGCCCACGCCCCAGGCCGTCCCGGCCGCCGAAGCCGCCACCACCGAAGCCGCCGTGGCCGGCGCCCCGGGCCTGGCCCGCCCCGCCCCCGCCCCCGCCGACGGCGCCCTCGGCGACTGGCTGGGCTGGCCCAGAGTCGCCGCCGAACTGGGCGAACCCTACGCCGCGCTCGCCAGCCGGGCACTGCAGGTGATGACGTGGCGACGCACCCACCGGTTCTGCGGCGCCTGCGCGACCGAACTGGCCGACGTACCCGGTGAGCACGCCCGGCGCTGCCCGTCCTGCGCGGTCTACGTGCCGATGCAACTCTCCCCCGCCGTCCTCGCCGCGATCCGCCGGCCCGGTCCGGTCGGCGGCGTCGACGAACTGCTGCTGGTCCGGCACACCTACGGGCCGACCGAGATCTGGGCCCTGGTCGCCGGATTCGTCGAGGCCGGCGAATCGCTCGAAGAGGCGGTGCACCGCGAGGTCGGTGAGGAGGTCGGGCTCACGGTCGACCGGGTCACCTATTTCGGCAGCCAGCCCTGGGCGATGTCCGGCCCCGGCGTGGTGCTCGCCGGCTTCCATGCCGTCTGCGCCGCCGGTGCCGAACCGGTCGTCGACGGCACCGAACTCGCCGACGCCCGCTGGTTCCCGCTAGACCGGCTGCCCGACGAGATCCCGCCGACGTACTCGATCTCACGCTGGCTGATCGACGACGCCGTCCGCACCGCCGCGCCCCGGTCCTGA
- the eno gene encoding phosphopyruvate hydratase, with the protein MATIEGIVAREILDSRGNPTVEVEIGLDDGTIARAAVPSGASTGAFEAVELRDGVKDRYNGKGVENAVANIEDRIVEQLLGYEASEQRLIDQKLLDIDGTADKSDLGANAILGVSLAVAKAAASSAELSLFRYLGGPNAHLLPVPMMNILNGGAHADSNVDVQEFMIAPIGAPTFREALRSGAEVYHALKAVLKKKGLSTGLGDEGGFAPDLPSNAAALDLIAEAVQAAGYQLGTDIVLALDVAATEFYKDGSYVFEGASKTADEMVNYYAKLAEAYPIVSIEDPLAEDDWSGWSAMTAALGGKLQIVGDDLFVTNPQRIARGIAESAANAVLVKVNQIGSLTETFDAVELAHRSGFRTMMSHRSGETEDTTIADLAVATGSGQIKTGAPARSERVAKYNQLLRIEEELADAARYAGAGAFPRYRSA; encoded by the coding sequence GTGGCCACCATCGAGGGGATCGTCGCCCGGGAGATTCTCGACTCGCGCGGCAATCCGACCGTCGAAGTCGAGATCGGGCTGGACGACGGCACGATCGCCCGTGCCGCCGTGCCGTCCGGCGCGTCCACCGGCGCGTTCGAGGCGGTAGAGCTGCGCGACGGCGTGAAGGACCGCTACAACGGCAAGGGCGTCGAGAACGCGGTCGCGAACATCGAGGACCGCATCGTCGAGCAGCTCCTCGGCTACGAGGCGAGCGAGCAGCGCCTGATCGACCAGAAGCTGCTCGACATCGACGGCACCGCCGACAAGTCCGACCTCGGCGCGAACGCGATCCTGGGTGTCTCGCTGGCCGTGGCGAAGGCCGCCGCCAGCAGCGCCGAGCTGAGCCTCTTCCGCTACCTGGGCGGCCCCAACGCCCACCTGCTGCCGGTGCCGATGATGAACATCCTCAACGGTGGGGCGCACGCCGACTCCAACGTCGACGTGCAGGAGTTCATGATCGCCCCGATCGGGGCGCCGACCTTCCGCGAGGCGCTGCGGTCCGGCGCCGAGGTCTACCACGCGCTGAAGGCGGTCCTGAAGAAGAAGGGCCTGTCCACCGGCCTCGGTGACGAGGGCGGGTTCGCCCCGGACCTGCCGTCCAACGCCGCCGCCCTCGACCTGATCGCCGAGGCCGTGCAGGCCGCCGGCTACCAGCTCGGCACCGACATCGTGCTGGCGCTCGACGTGGCCGCGACCGAGTTCTACAAGGACGGGTCGTACGTCTTCGAGGGCGCCTCGAAGACCGCCGACGAGATGGTCAACTACTACGCAAAGCTGGCCGAGGCGTACCCGATCGTGTCGATCGAGGACCCGCTGGCCGAGGACGACTGGTCCGGCTGGTCGGCGATGACGGCGGCGCTCGGCGGCAAGCTCCAGATCGTCGGCGACGACCTCTTCGTCACCAACCCGCAGCGCATCGCCCGGGGCATCGCGGAGAGCGCGGCCAACGCGGTGCTCGTCAAGGTCAACCAGATCGGCTCGCTGACCGAGACCTTCGACGCGGTCGAGCTGGCCCACCGCAGCGGCTTCCGGACCATGATGAGCCACCGGTCCGGCGAGACCGAGGACACCACGATCGCCGACCTGGCCGTGGCCACCGGTAGCGGCCAGATCAAGACCGGCGCCCCGGCCCGTTCGGAGCGCGTCGCGAAATACAACCAGCTGCTGCGGATCGAGGAGGAGCTGGCGGACGCGGCGCGCTACGCCGGAGCCGGCGCTTTCCCGCGATACCGTTCTGCGTAG
- a CDS encoding LppU/SCO3897 family protein — translation MSEQVAPPPPPPAGAPNPSMTPPPPPAPPSRGKAFLGGIAKQVIGVVVVLVVIAVGGFIWNNLTGDPSTASVGDCLVGEDEDTLKVIDCGDATAQWKVVGKVEDKSESEFRASEGICAVHPTSEIAYWWGKPGGNGDVLCMEPAAG, via the coding sequence GTGTCTGAGCAGGTCGCACCGCCGCCCCCGCCGCCGGCCGGTGCCCCCAACCCCTCGATGACGCCTCCTCCGCCGCCGGCACCGCCGTCGCGTGGCAAGGCGTTCCTCGGCGGCATCGCCAAGCAGGTCATCGGCGTGGTCGTGGTCCTCGTCGTGATCGCTGTCGGCGGATTCATCTGGAACAACCTGACCGGTGACCCCTCGACGGCCAGCGTCGGCGACTGCCTGGTCGGTGAGGACGAGGACACCCTCAAGGTGATCGACTGCGGCGACGCCACCGCCCAGTGGAAGGTCGTCGGCAAGGTCGAGGACAAGTCCGAGAGCGAGTTCCGGGCCTCTGAAGGAATCTGCGCGGTCCACCCGACGAGCGAGATCGCGTACTGGTGGGGCAAGCCTGGCGGCAACGGCGACGTGCTCTGCATGGAGCCGGCCGCCGGGTAG
- a CDS encoding HAAS signaling domain-containing protein: MTVTSGPEITRYVQQVRAALADLPPAVRDELLEDLPEHLAEIAAEGEGPLVDRLGPPAAYAAELRAAADIPVKPPAPNLDDRIAGAVRRGRTQLKAADTRLGPLIGYPMVSDFLRLLRPAWWVLRGYLAAMVVGFFVNGNGLTLVPRVDGTIFGTLFLIVAFVVGSIWLGRRGADRLGRWQRRGLHAVGVVVAVFGFVALVDSDPSPTYYTPTYSDPYSEVRDVYVYDEQGRLIQNARLLDQDGRPIRLGQPWCEEAIRAQNEGSLKWTYPYCPEGAPIKPFATEVPAPSLPPIPSPSEAAPTDAAPTGPGPSPTATVEPTPSTSGVPEPTSTG, translated from the coding sequence ATGACCGTCACGAGTGGGCCGGAGATCACGCGCTACGTGCAGCAGGTGCGGGCGGCGCTCGCCGACCTGCCGCCGGCGGTCCGCGACGAGTTGCTCGAGGACCTGCCGGAACACCTCGCGGAGATCGCCGCCGAGGGGGAGGGTCCGCTGGTCGACCGGCTCGGTCCGCCGGCCGCGTACGCCGCCGAGTTGCGCGCCGCCGCCGACATTCCGGTCAAGCCGCCGGCGCCGAATCTCGACGACCGGATCGCCGGGGCCGTTCGCCGTGGTCGGACGCAACTGAAGGCGGCCGACACCCGGCTCGGTCCGCTGATCGGCTATCCGATGGTCTCCGACTTCCTGCGGCTGCTGCGGCCGGCCTGGTGGGTGCTGCGGGGCTACCTGGCCGCGATGGTGGTCGGGTTCTTCGTCAACGGCAACGGCCTGACGCTGGTTCCGAGGGTGGACGGCACGATCTTCGGCACCCTGTTCCTGATCGTCGCCTTCGTGGTCGGCTCGATCTGGCTCGGCCGGCGTGGCGCCGACCGCCTCGGTCGGTGGCAGCGGCGTGGGTTGCACGCCGTCGGGGTCGTGGTGGCTGTCTTCGGCTTTGTGGCGCTCGTTGATTCCGACCCTTCGCCGACCTACTACACGCCGACGTACAGCGATCCCTATTCGGAGGTCCGGGACGTGTACGTCTACGACGAGCAGGGTCGGCTGATCCAGAACGCGCGACTGCTCGACCAGGACGGCCGGCCGATCCGACTCGGCCAGCCGTGGTGCGAGGAGGCAATCCGGGCGCAGAACGAGGGAAGTCTAAAGTGGACCTACCCGTACTGCCCGGAGGGTGCGCCGATCAAGCCGTTCGCGACCGAGGTGCCCGCGCCGTCGCTGCCGCCGATCCCGTCGCCGTCGGAAGCCGCGCCGACCGACGCGGCGCCGACCGGTCCGGGGCCGTCGCCCACCGCGACGGTCGAGCCGACCCCATCCACGTCCGGTGTGCCGGAGCCCACATCGACCGGCTGA
- a CDS encoding PadR family transcriptional regulator, whose amino-acid sequence MDTTQLLKGVLDLAVLAVLKDEDGYGYDILRRLRAAGLDEVGDASVYGTLRRLFQSGFLTTYVVPSEAGPHRKYYSLNAAGRDQLNRSAKVWREFASTMDTLLDDRGTAA is encoded by the coding sequence GTGGACACCACCCAGTTGCTCAAGGGCGTGCTGGATCTCGCGGTACTCGCCGTGCTCAAAGACGAGGACGGTTACGGTTACGACATTCTGCGCCGGCTGCGCGCGGCCGGGCTTGACGAGGTGGGCGACGCCTCGGTCTACGGCACGCTGCGCAGGCTCTTCCAGTCAGGTTTCCTGACCACCTACGTCGTGCCGAGTGAAGCGGGCCCGCACCGCAAGTACTACTCGCTCAACGCCGCCGGCCGCGACCAGCTCAACCGCAGCGCCAAGGTCTGGCGCGAATTCGCCTCCACAATGGACACCTTGCTCGACGATCGGGGGACGGCGGCATGA
- a CDS encoding DUF4129 domain-containing protein, whose protein sequence is MDVNSLRRLWPLAVVALLLALTAVAAGHSSLRLSRVEPAVDSDVVPGLPDYSQDREMPSFPPEPSPVAAAEPTELPGWLAPLAATLCVLAVVVAVGLLVWAMLRDRLGRRTRRVRPDAPKRAAGRTAEEVVAAVDAGLVDLSDADADPRRAVIACWLRLEQAAAAAGVQREVGDTPTDLVTRLLSGNRGVSADVLGAFATVYREARYATRTVDERMRNQARAALQRLRGELTAEVQP, encoded by the coding sequence GTGGACGTCAATTCCCTGCGCCGGCTCTGGCCGTTGGCGGTCGTCGCGCTGCTGCTCGCGTTGACGGCGGTCGCGGCCGGGCATTCGTCGCTCAGGTTGAGCCGGGTCGAGCCGGCGGTCGACAGCGACGTCGTGCCGGGGTTGCCCGACTACTCGCAGGACCGGGAGATGCCGTCCTTCCCGCCGGAGCCCAGCCCGGTCGCCGCGGCCGAACCCACCGAGCTGCCCGGGTGGCTGGCCCCGCTGGCCGCCACGCTCTGTGTGCTCGCCGTCGTGGTGGCCGTCGGTCTGCTGGTGTGGGCGATGCTGCGCGACCGGCTGGGCCGCCGAACCCGCCGGGTCCGGCCGGACGCCCCGAAACGGGCCGCCGGCCGTACGGCCGAGGAGGTGGTCGCCGCCGTCGACGCCGGCCTGGTCGATCTGTCCGACGCCGACGCCGACCCGCGGCGGGCGGTCATCGCCTGCTGGTTGCGACTGGAACAGGCCGCCGCCGCGGCGGGCGTGCAGCGGGAGGTCGGCGACACCCCGACCGACCTGGTGACCCGGCTGCTCAGCGGCAACCGTGGGGTGAGCGCGGACGTGCTCGGCGCCTTCGCCACCGTCTACCGGGAGGCGCGCTACGCCACCCGTACCGTCGACGAGCGGATGCGTAACCAGGCCCGGGCCGCCCTGCAACGACTGCGCGGCGAACTCACCGCCGAGGTGCAGCCGTGA
- a CDS encoding Ppx/GppA phosphatase family protein has protein sequence MAAIDCGTNSIRLLVADLPGPDDPPGAPLGDLIRQMEIVRLGQGVDRTGRLAPEAIERTRTALVGYAERIESLGVDRVRMCATSASRDASNADDFRAMVLDTLGVAPEVVTGVEEARLSFTGAVRGLPADARPPYLVVDIGGGSTEFVVGGAEVESAVSVDIGCVRMTERHLHGDPPSADQVAAAEVDIAEAVDRALAVVPGREAATLVGLAGSVTTVVGIARELPEYDPTRIHHARVSYEAVAKVTADLLARSAAQRMEIPVMHPGRADVIGAGALVLRIIMERAGMTSVVASEHDILDGIAWSLA, from the coding sequence GTGGCGGCGATCGACTGCGGCACCAACTCGATCCGGCTCCTGGTGGCCGACCTGCCCGGGCCGGACGACCCGCCGGGCGCGCCGCTGGGCGACCTGATCCGGCAGATGGAGATCGTCCGCCTCGGGCAGGGCGTCGACCGCACCGGACGGCTGGCCCCGGAGGCGATCGAGCGCACCCGGACGGCGCTGGTCGGCTACGCCGAGCGGATCGAGTCGCTCGGCGTCGACCGGGTCCGGATGTGCGCCACGTCCGCGTCCCGCGACGCGTCGAATGCCGACGACTTCCGGGCCATGGTGCTCGACACGCTCGGGGTGGCGCCCGAGGTGGTGACCGGCGTCGAGGAGGCACGACTGTCGTTCACCGGTGCCGTACGCGGGCTGCCGGCGGACGCCCGTCCGCCGTACCTGGTCGTCGACATCGGCGGTGGGTCGACGGAGTTCGTCGTGGGCGGTGCCGAGGTCGAGAGCGCGGTCTCGGTCGACATCGGCTGTGTCCGGATGACCGAGCGGCATCTGCACGGCGATCCACCGAGCGCGGACCAGGTCGCGGCCGCCGAGGTCGACATCGCCGAGGCGGTCGACCGGGCGCTGGCCGTCGTACCGGGCCGGGAGGCCGCGACCCTGGTCGGCCTGGCCGGTTCGGTCACGACCGTGGTCGGCATCGCGCGGGAACTGCCCGAGTACGACCCGACCCGCATCCATCACGCCCGGGTGTCGTACGAGGCGGTGGCGAAGGTGACCGCCGACCTGCTGGCCCGGTCGGCGGCGCAGCGGATGGAGATTCCGGTGATGCACCCGGGCCGGGCCGACGTGATCGGTGCCGGGGCGCTCGTGCTGCGGATCATCATGGAGCGGGCCGGAATGACCTCGGTGGTGGCCAGCGAGCACGACATCCTCGACGGCATCGCCTGGAGCCTCGCCTAG
- a CDS encoding dienelactone hydrolase family protein encodes MGEMVSYRSNGGTSEGYLALPTGERASAAPAVIVIQEWWGLVPHITSIADRFAAAGFVALAPDLYHGKSTSEPDEAGKLIMGLAMDQAAKDIGGAADYLAQRPDANGRVGTVGFCAGGSLALWSATLSDRIVATVGFYPVLPWERMRPEWTDYAGKAAVIHCSEEDGTSAAEGVVTASRAIEAAGGECAVHDYPGTRHAFFNDDRPEVFDRVASASAWARTLEVFRTRLAA; translated from the coding sequence ATGGGCGAAATGGTGAGCTACCGCAGTAACGGCGGGACCAGCGAGGGCTACCTCGCCCTGCCGACAGGTGAGCGGGCCTCCGCCGCCCCGGCCGTCATCGTCATTCAGGAGTGGTGGGGCCTGGTGCCGCACATCACGTCGATCGCCGACCGGTTCGCCGCGGCCGGATTCGTGGCCCTGGCCCCCGACCTCTACCACGGCAAGTCGACCAGCGAGCCCGACGAGGCCGGCAAGCTCATCATGGGCCTGGCGATGGATCAGGCGGCCAAGGACATCGGCGGTGCCGCCGATTACCTCGCCCAGCGCCCGGATGCCAACGGCCGGGTCGGCACCGTCGGATTCTGCGCGGGCGGCAGCCTCGCGCTGTGGTCGGCGACCCTGTCCGACCGGATCGTGGCGACCGTCGGCTTCTACCCGGTCCTGCCGTGGGAGCGGATGCGTCCGGAGTGGACGGACTACGCTGGCAAGGCGGCGGTCATCCACTGCTCCGAGGAGGACGGCACGTCGGCGGCCGAGGGCGTGGTCACGGCATCACGTGCCATCGAGGCAGCGGGCGGCGAGTGCGCCGTGCACGACTACCCGGGCACCCGGCACGCGTTCTTCAACGACGACCGGCCGGAAGTCTTCGACCGGGTGGCTTCGGCCAGCGCGTGGGCTCGTACCCTGGAGGTTTTCCGCACCAGACTCGCCGCCTGA
- a CDS encoding DUF501 domain-containing protein: protein MTVEPPAESAAGGVPPPVREPATEADLAAVGAQLGRPPRGTRAVAHRCPCGLPDVVETTPRLADGTPFPTLFYLTCPRATAACSRLESAGVMKEMAERLAEDPELAARYVAAHRDYLTRREAIGEVPEIAGVSAGGMPGRVKCLHVHLGHALAAGPGVNPFGDETLELVEPWWTGGPCVDVPTTGSH from the coding sequence ATGACGGTTGAGCCGCCTGCGGAATCGGCTGCCGGGGGCGTACCGCCGCCGGTCCGGGAACCGGCGACCGAGGCCGACCTGGCCGCGGTGGGTGCGCAGCTCGGTCGCCCGCCCCGCGGCACCCGTGCGGTGGCCCACCGGTGCCCGTGCGGGCTGCCGGACGTGGTCGAGACGACGCCTCGACTGGCCGACGGCACCCCGTTCCCGACGCTGTTCTACCTGACCTGCCCGCGGGCGACGGCCGCGTGCAGCCGGCTGGAGTCCGCCGGCGTGATGAAGGAGATGGCGGAGCGGCTCGCCGAGGATCCGGAGTTGGCAGCGCGCTACGTGGCTGCCCACCGGGACTACCTGACCCGGCGGGAGGCGATCGGCGAGGTGCCGGAGATCGCCGGAGTCTCCGCGGGCGGCATGCCCGGCCGGGTCAAGTGCCTGCACGTGCATCTCGGGCATGCGCTGGCCGCCGGCCCCGGCGTCAACCCGTTCGGCGACGAGACGCTCGAACTGGTCGAACCGTGGTGGACCGGCGGTCCGTGCGTCGACGTGCCTACGACTGGATCACACTGA
- a CDS encoding uracil-DNA glycosylase: MVAGARSAGDLAALDAAVADCFACPRLVGWREEVATTRRAAFRDQVYWGRPVPGFGAGDARIGILGLAPAAHGGNRTGRIFTGDRSGDVLFAALHRAGLANQPTSLAVDDGLTVQGTRIFAAVRCAPPDNKPTPAERDTCAPWLHREIELIRSTLRVVVALGAFAWAAWWPAMTRVYGVRPPSPRPAFGHGAHWAGDGPNPVPHLLGCYHVSQQNTFTGRLTPAMLDDVFGRAKSLAGLD, translated from the coding sequence GTGGTCGCTGGTGCCCGGAGCGCCGGCGACCTGGCCGCGCTGGATGCGGCGGTGGCGGACTGCTTCGCCTGCCCCCGGCTGGTCGGGTGGCGCGAGGAGGTCGCGACGACCCGGCGGGCGGCGTTCCGCGACCAGGTCTACTGGGGCCGCCCGGTGCCCGGCTTCGGCGCCGGCGACGCCAGGATCGGCATCCTCGGTCTCGCGCCGGCCGCGCACGGCGGCAACCGTACCGGCCGGATCTTCACCGGTGACCGCTCCGGCGACGTGCTCTTCGCGGCGCTGCACCGGGCCGGACTGGCGAACCAGCCGACCAGCCTGGCCGTCGACGACGGCCTCACCGTCCAAGGCACCCGGATCTTCGCGGCGGTGCGCTGCGCGCCGCCGGACAACAAGCCCACCCCGGCCGAACGTGACACCTGCGCGCCGTGGCTGCACCGCGAGATCGAACTGATCAGGTCCACCCTGCGGGTCGTGGTCGCGCTGGGCGCGTTCGCCTGGGCCGCGTGGTGGCCGGCCATGACCCGGGTGTACGGCGTACGCCCGCCCAGCCCGCGTCCGGCGTTCGGGCACGGCGCACACTGGGCCGGCGACGGACCGAACCCCGTTCCGCACCTGCTGGGCTGCTATCACGTCAGTCAGCAGAACACCTTCACCGGGCGACTCACCCCGGCGATGCTCGACGACGTGTTCGGGCGGGCGAAGAGCCTCGCCGGACTGGATTGA
- a CDS encoding amino-acid N-acetyltransferase, which produces MDFVVRRARTSDVRVIRQLIDTYSGGRRMLSKATVTLFEDIQEFWVAVRADDGVVVGCGALHVMWEDLAEIRTVAVDPDCRGMRIGHRIVDALLAAARELGVARVFVLTFETRFFGSFGFVEIDGAPVPHQVYEQLLRSYDEGVAEFLGLERVKPNTLGNVRMLLHL; this is translated from the coding sequence ATGGATTTCGTCGTACGCCGGGCGCGTACCTCGGACGTGCGGGTCATCCGCCAACTGATCGACACCTACAGCGGCGGCCGGCGGATGCTCAGCAAGGCCACGGTCACCCTCTTCGAGGACATCCAGGAGTTCTGGGTGGCGGTCCGCGCCGACGACGGGGTGGTGGTCGGCTGCGGGGCGCTGCACGTGATGTGGGAGGACCTGGCCGAGATCCGAACCGTGGCGGTCGACCCGGACTGCCGGGGCATGCGGATCGGTCACCGGATCGTCGATGCGTTGCTGGCCGCCGCCCGCGAACTGGGGGTGGCCCGGGTCTTCGTGCTGACCTTCGAGACCAGGTTCTTCGGCTCGTTCGGGTTCGTCGAGATCGACGGGGCGCCGGTCCCGCACCAGGTCTACGAGCAGTTGCTGCGCTCGTACGACGAGGGGGTCGCCGAGTTTCTCGGCCTGGAACGGGTCAAGCCCAACACCCTGGGCAACGTACGGATGCTGCTGCATCTGTGA